One window of Bacillus alkalicellulosilyticus genomic DNA carries:
- a CDS encoding S8 family serine peptidase → MKKGLNVLFSLLLLASLVLPSSVTAATSKVTEKEEVHQQVLEQLGVGKNQVNALSVSKDKTNPKEDFEEDVLIVKYKSSISKSAHTKMGTTLVKKVGNLNYDIVKVNKGKSLEKVAEKYAERTDVVSVSRSARVQKLSVPDQKRDQMYHLDTLKVDSAQKLAGKNKVKVAVVDSGIDVKHPELKNKVTYNYSVQNPMKKGVPDLHGTHVAGIIASEKNNGVGGYGVNPNVSILSIDVFGHSWYATDYTVAEGILQAVKQKAQVINLSLGTYYPSPILEDAIQKAVEANITVVAAAGNGGDEMRLYPAAYQGVISVGATNSKNELAEFSTFGPTVDIVAPGEGIYNAAYDYDKKSSYMTLDGTSMATPMVTGVVSLLLSKNPNLKPHEIQYILNKTAKDLGAKGYDTTYGFGLVNPVSALKFDTKQIPKTTFLTEKQLSTKAKKITVKPSTSVTGQITKLYQTDWYRFDVKEDEYVQLLLKQKSKYDYMYDFYFFAKGDSEHLIKLKVDDQKRGGSEGSLFQAPLDGTIVVGVKDATKKYNEKASKTYTLTAEKFNELPTDGINKWNQVEIDGFPFNSKYDFGDLYFSKSPYVPPVQEEPQEPIEEEPIEDEPIEDEPIEDEPIENEPAEDEIIEEATDSDESNGEVATEDLETEESIQEETVVEETLEEGNEGTEEQLEDVPAEDLPSDETPAEDYPIEDDPYEEYPTEPETAWNSDYFTFTMPENDNGKPETVRVKTSSVPGIDIMLKVHAVYEEYWEEEDEFYREEYLEDYKDEFGFGSAEEITFNAYPGMTYIIEVTNDPTFEMWDWWGEPLTIDETRNYSSTIPYEISIESKTLPKDEDNFPNEEYEEEYEYSDDMFALSKEENKPLQSIRQEVTAAWHDEEDYINRIKEVALPHKEGKTSSGYFQYWGDEDWYSFTPTRNAFYRFTLNSEGITPIFNVFSLNELTGELEYISTNEGYDYENDRWTTQDTIHIGVKANRTYYLALSDINYRPSFYEYSFTSEFVRRTPVDKQEDNDSFEEARPISEGKISGNFAQTGDVDIFYFKPKSTAIYGFNVSPKTTTTLKDVPEQLVKQTDPDVVIIEDSNGNGKLDPEEEGNTMVFVNGWSAEEERGAFNGKKKAGYFIVLYNYLYEGSVLGYDFTLVNATAMADEDKGNKVKDNIPSKPVTIKASKAGNFTATGNMNVTSNKGDTDFFKIVVPNKRTYDVLLSVPTDLDGKITIYNSKGKKVTSKDVYGAGDAEKFSVSLKKGTYYVKVEDYHGNASISSYKLSMKKK, encoded by the coding sequence GTGAAAAAAGGGTTAAATGTTTTGTTTAGCCTGTTACTCCTTGCCAGTTTAGTGCTACCTTCATCGGTAACTGCTGCAACAAGTAAAGTAACGGAAAAAGAAGAAGTCCACCAACAAGTATTGGAACAGCTTGGCGTTGGCAAAAATCAAGTGAATGCTCTTTCGGTGTCAAAAGACAAAACAAACCCAAAAGAGGACTTTGAGGAAGATGTACTTATTGTAAAATACAAATCTTCCATTTCAAAGTCAGCTCACACTAAGATGGGTACTACGTTAGTTAAGAAAGTTGGAAACTTGAACTATGACATTGTTAAAGTTAACAAAGGAAAATCGCTTGAGAAGGTAGCAGAGAAGTATGCTGAACGCACAGATGTTGTCTCCGTTTCGAGAAGCGCACGCGTTCAAAAATTATCCGTTCCAGATCAAAAAAGAGATCAAATGTATCACCTAGATACGCTGAAAGTAGATAGTGCACAAAAGCTAGCTGGAAAGAATAAAGTCAAAGTAGCTGTAGTAGATTCGGGAATTGATGTAAAGCATCCTGAGCTAAAAAATAAAGTTACTTATAATTATAGTGTTCAAAACCCTATGAAAAAAGGGGTGCCGGATTTACATGGAACACATGTAGCGGGAATCATTGCTTCCGAAAAAAATAATGGCGTTGGGGGATACGGAGTTAATCCAAATGTTAGTATCCTATCCATTGATGTTTTCGGACACAGTTGGTATGCAACGGACTATACAGTGGCAGAAGGAATCCTTCAAGCTGTAAAGCAAAAAGCCCAAGTTATTAATTTAAGCTTAGGAACATATTATCCATCACCTATTTTAGAAGATGCGATTCAAAAAGCAGTCGAAGCTAACATTACAGTTGTTGCAGCAGCTGGAAATGGCGGAGATGAAATGAGACTTTATCCTGCGGCTTATCAAGGCGTTATTAGTGTAGGGGCAACTAATAGTAAAAATGAGTTAGCTGAGTTTTCAACATTTGGACCGACTGTAGATATTGTTGCTCCAGGTGAAGGTATTTATAATGCGGCGTACGATTATGATAAAAAATCATCGTATATGACACTTGATGGTACATCAATGGCTACACCTATGGTTACAGGAGTAGTATCATTGCTTTTATCGAAAAATCCAAATTTAAAACCACATGAAATTCAATACATTTTAAATAAAACTGCTAAGGATTTAGGAGCAAAAGGCTACGATACAACTTATGGATTTGGATTAGTCAATCCAGTTTCAGCATTGAAATTTGACACAAAACAAATACCTAAAACAACATTTCTAACAGAGAAACAATTATCAACAAAAGCTAAAAAAATTACGGTAAAACCGAGCACTTCTGTAACTGGACAAATCACAAAACTTTACCAAACAGATTGGTACCGTTTTGATGTGAAGGAAGATGAATATGTTCAGTTATTGTTAAAACAAAAATCAAAATATGACTATATGTATGACTTTTATTTCTTTGCAAAAGGGGACTCTGAACATCTAATCAAGCTAAAGGTCGATGACCAAAAGCGTGGAGGATCAGAAGGGTCATTATTCCAAGCACCTCTCGATGGTACGATTGTGGTTGGTGTAAAAGATGCAACGAAAAAATATAATGAAAAAGCAAGTAAAACATATACGTTAACTGCTGAAAAATTTAATGAGCTACCAACAGATGGAATTAATAAATGGAATCAAGTAGAAATTGATGGATTCCCATTCAATTCCAAATACGACTTTGGAGACCTTTATTTTTCTAAATCACCATATGTACCTCCTGTCCAAGAAGAACCTCAAGAACCAATTGAAGAGGAACCGATTGAGGACGAACCCATTGAGGACGAACCAATTGAGGATGAACCAATTGAAAATGAACCTGCAGAGGACGAAATCATAGAAGAAGCGACCGACAGTGACGAATCAAATGGCGAAGTGGCTACAGAAGATTTAGAAACGGAAGAGTCAATTCAAGAAGAAACGGTTGTTGAAGAAACGCTAGAAGAAGGAAACGAAGGAACAGAAGAGCAACTTGAGGATGTACCGGCAGAAGACTTACCGAGTGATGAAACACCTGCTGAAGATTATCCAATTGAGGATGACCCGTACGAAGAGTACCCTACAGAGCCAGAAACAGCTTGGAATAGTGATTATTTCACATTTACGATGCCAGAAAATGATAATGGCAAGCCTGAAACTGTACGAGTGAAAACATCAAGTGTTCCTGGAATCGATATTATGTTAAAAGTACATGCTGTGTATGAAGAGTATTGGGAAGAAGAAGATGAATTTTACCGAGAAGAATATTTAGAGGACTATAAGGATGAATTTGGATTTGGTAGTGCAGAAGAAATTACATTTAATGCCTACCCTGGTATGACATATATCATTGAAGTAACCAATGATCCAACTTTTGAAATGTGGGATTGGTGGGGTGAACCGTTAACAATTGATGAAACGAGAAATTATTCATCAACCATTCCATATGAAATCTCTATCGAAAGCAAAACATTACCTAAGGATGAAGATAACTTCCCTAATGAAGAATACGAAGAGGAATATGAGTATTCTGACGATATGTTTGCTTTATCTAAAGAAGAGAATAAGCCTCTTCAATCGATAAGACAGGAAGTAACAGCTGCTTGGCATGATGAAGAGGATTATATCAACAGAATTAAAGAAGTAGCATTACCTCATAAAGAAGGAAAAACATCAAGCGGATATTTCCAATATTGGGGCGACGAGGACTGGTATTCATTTACACCAACTCGAAATGCGTTCTACAGATTTACACTAAATAGTGAGGGGATCACACCTATATTTAATGTATTTAGTCTGAATGAGTTAACAGGAGAATTAGAATATATTAGTACCAACGAAGGATATGATTATGAGAATGATCGTTGGACTACTCAAGATACGATTCATATAGGAGTAAAAGCAAATAGAACATATTACTTAGCACTAAGTGATATTAACTATCGTCCGAGTTTTTATGAGTATAGTTTTACAAGTGAGTTCGTAAGACGTACTCCAGTTGACAAACAAGAAGATAATGATTCGTTTGAAGAGGCAAGACCGATTAGTGAAGGAAAGATAAGCGGGAATTTTGCACAAACAGGAGATGTCGACATCTTTTACTTCAAACCGAAGTCAACTGCGATTTATGGATTTAACGTTAGTCCAAAAACAACAACAACCCTTAAAGATGTACCGGAACAATTAGTCAAACAGACTGACCCAGATGTCGTCATTATTGAAGACTCAAACGGGAATGGCAAACTTGACCCTGAAGAAGAAGGCAATACCATGGTGTTTGTAAATGGTTGGTCAGCAGAAGAAGAACGTGGAGCTTTTAATGGCAAGAAAAAAGCAGGCTACTTTATTGTTCTGTATAACTACCTTTATGAAGGTTCTGTGCTTGGATATGACTTTACTCTTGTCAACGCGACAGCAATGGCTGACGAAGATAAGGGAAATAAAGTGAAAGACAATATTCCTTCTAAGCCGGTTACAATTAAAGCGAGTAAAGCTGGAAACTTCACAGCTACTGGCAACATGAACGTAACAAGCAATAAAGGCGATACAGATTTCTTTAAAATTGTGGTTCCTAATAAACGTACGTATGATGTGTTACTATCCGTACCAACAGATTTAGATGGCAAAATCACCATTTATAATTCTAAAGGGAAAAAGGTAACCTCAAAGGACGTATATGGAGCGGGAGATGCAGAGAAATTCTCGGTTTCCTTAAAGAAAGGAACGTATTACGTAAAAGTTGAAGACTATCATGGGAATGCGAGTATTTCTTCCTATAAGTTAAGTATGAAAAAGAAGTAA
- a CDS encoding YwbE family protein: MSGTKRDSIKTGLRVNVVQKQDQRTGKLTEGVVAKILTNSVTHPHGIKVKLEDGTVGRVKDILQ; this comes from the coding sequence ATGTCTGGAACAAAAAGGGATTCCATTAAAACGGGGCTTAGAGTAAATGTAGTGCAAAAACAGGATCAACGAACAGGTAAACTTACAGAAGGTGTCGTTGCAAAAATATTAACGAACTCTGTGACTCACCCACATGGTATTAAGGTTAAACTTGAAGATGGTACTGTAGGAAGAGTAAAGGATATTCTGCAGTAG
- a CDS encoding cold-shock protein — protein MQEGTVKWFNAEKGFGFIEIEGGEDVFVHFSAIQGEGFKSLDEGQRVSFETEQGQRGLQATNVNKI, from the coding sequence ATGCAAGAAGGTACAGTAAAATGGTTTAATGCAGAAAAAGGATTCGGTTTCATCGAAATCGAAGGAGGAGAAGATGTATTCGTACATTTCTCAGCTATCCAAGGCGAAGGTTTTAAATCTTTAGACGAAGGCCAACGAGTTTCTTTTGAAACTGAGCAAGGTCAACGTGGGCTTCAAGCTACAAACGTTAACAAAATCTAA
- a CDS encoding HEAT repeat domain-containing protein, whose product MSSNESKQALPDNFETLKKSINRSSNWRERLDAVEELGEWKTRETIELLKHSLKGDPVTTIREAAYRKLQALGEKVSQPEPIQGDLIKDTKKVLVRIKKSLPADHSYHDFKEKVKKMRIDLYDTYEGEKGVEFDKWLENLWVTLRT is encoded by the coding sequence GTGAGTTCAAATGAAAGTAAACAAGCGCTACCAGATAATTTTGAGACATTGAAAAAATCAATAAACCGTTCTTCCAACTGGAGAGAGCGATTGGATGCTGTGGAAGAGCTAGGAGAGTGGAAAACGAGAGAGACGATTGAGTTATTAAAACATAGCTTGAAAGGTGATCCTGTTACAACCATTCGAGAAGCCGCTTACCGAAAACTTCAAGCCTTAGGTGAAAAGGTATCTCAGCCTGAACCAATCCAAGGAGACTTGATTAAAGATACGAAGAAAGTGTTAGTGCGAATTAAGAAAAGTCTGCCTGCCGATCATTCATATCATGATTTTAAAGAAAAAGTGAAAAAGATGAGAATTGATTTATATGATACGTATGAAGGTGAAAAAGGCGTAGAGTTTGATAAATGGTTAGAGAATTTATGGGTCACTTTACGTACTTGA
- the mmsB gene encoding multiple monosaccharide ABC transporter permease: MKNSLTNLVQNNLRQYSMVIALVLITLLFQILTDGTLLKPLNITNLILQNSYILVLAIGMVLIIITGHIDLSVGSIAAFIGAISAILMINMQMDPWLAVPICLLVGALIGAWQGFWVAYVGIPAFIVTLAGMLLFRGLTLVALKGQSIAPFPESFQRISTGFIPDFLGGGSLHLFSIAVGVIISLILIALEFRTRRNQIKYGFDVLPKGLFYAKLVGIFAVINYFTYVLAMYRGIPNILVILFVLIVVYTFVMKKTIIGRHIYAVGGNLKAASLSGIKTKQVTFGVFVNMGVLSALSGLIFAARLNAATPRAGTLFELDAIAAVFIGGASAYGGIGTVIGAVIGGLVMGVMNNGMSILGLGIDWQQAIKGLVLLMAVAFDIINKRKS; this comes from the coding sequence ATGAAAAATTCCTTAACAAATCTTGTTCAAAACAATTTGCGCCAATATAGTATGGTTATCGCTTTAGTATTGATTACCTTACTTTTTCAAATTCTTACCGATGGGACCCTTTTAAAACCGTTAAATATAACAAATCTTATTCTTCAAAATAGCTACATCTTAGTTCTTGCAATCGGAATGGTACTAATCATCATTACCGGACACATCGACTTATCAGTTGGTTCGATTGCCGCCTTTATAGGTGCGATATCCGCGATTTTAATGATTAATATGCAAATGGACCCTTGGCTTGCGGTTCCTATTTGCTTACTTGTTGGTGCCCTCATTGGGGCTTGGCAAGGCTTCTGGGTCGCCTATGTAGGTATACCAGCCTTTATTGTAACCTTAGCGGGGATGTTACTTTTTAGAGGGTTAACCCTAGTCGCATTAAAGGGACAATCGATTGCTCCATTCCCTGAGTCATTCCAACGAATCAGTACTGGCTTTATTCCTGATTTTCTCGGTGGCGGAAGCCTTCACCTTTTTTCTATCGCGGTTGGGGTTATCATTTCACTTATTTTAATCGCACTAGAATTTAGAACACGAAGAAATCAAATAAAATATGGATTTGATGTCCTTCCAAAAGGTTTGTTTTACGCAAAGCTCGTCGGAATCTTTGCTGTTATCAATTATTTTACGTACGTATTAGCTATGTATCGTGGAATCCCAAATATTTTAGTCATCTTATTTGTTCTAATCGTTGTATACACATTTGTCATGAAGAAAACAATTATTGGTCGTCACATTTATGCAGTCGGAGGAAACTTGAAAGCAGCTTCACTATCAGGGATTAAAACGAAACAAGTCACATTTGGTGTATTTGTAAACATGGGAGTGCTCTCAGCATTATCTGGTTTAATCTTTGCGGCTCGCCTAAACGCCGCTACCCCGCGTGCTGGTACACTATTCGAACTAGATGCGATTGCAGCTGTATTCATCGGTGGAGCTTCAGCTTATGGTGGAATTGGAACTGTCATTGGAGCGGTTATCGGTGGACTCGTTATGGGGGTAATGAACAATGGGATGTCTATCCTTGGTCTAGGTATCGACTGGCAACAAGCCATTAAAGGTTTAGTATTATTAATGGCTGTAGCCTTTGATATCATTAATAAACGAAAATCATAA
- the mmsA gene encoding multiple monosaccharide ABC transporter ATP-binding protein, whose protein sequence is MKTESILLEMRNITKEFPGVKALDDVSIKVVEGEIHAICGENGAGKSTLMKVLSGVYPFGSYEGEILFNDQVCEFKDIRQSEELGIVIIHQELALIPELSIAENIFLGNEIAHRGVINWNETVSKARDLLTKVGLKESPHTLIKDIGVGKQQLVEIAKALSKNVKLLILDEPTAALNETDSENLLNLLIELRNQGMTAIIISHKLNEIKKIANSVTIIRDGLSIETLDTADITEDRIIKGMVGRSLTNRYPEREPKIAETFFEVKNWSTYHPIQNDRQIVKDVNLHIRRGEIVGIAGLMGSGRTELAMSIFGKSYGTKTTGELYKDEKPLNLPNVNKAIHSGIAYVSEDRKEYGLILIDNIMQNITLANLKKIAKNNVIDENEEFVAAEDYRNKMNIKTPNVTQTVGNLSGGNQQKVVLSKWMFSEPEILILDEPTRGIDVGAKYEIYTIINQLAGQGKGILLISSELPEIIGMCDRIYTMNEGAITGEIRKSEATQENLMKLMTKSGGN, encoded by the coding sequence ATGAAAACAGAGTCAATTTTATTAGAAATGAGAAACATTACAAAGGAATTCCCTGGTGTTAAAGCACTAGACGATGTCAGCATCAAAGTGGTTGAAGGCGAGATTCATGCGATTTGCGGTGAAAATGGTGCCGGAAAATCAACATTAATGAAAGTATTAAGTGGTGTCTACCCTTTTGGTTCCTACGAGGGGGAGATTTTATTTAATGACCAAGTATGTGAATTCAAGGATATTAGGCAAAGTGAGGAGCTTGGCATCGTAATAATTCATCAAGAACTAGCCCTCATCCCAGAACTTTCGATTGCTGAAAATATCTTTCTCGGAAATGAAATAGCTCATCGAGGGGTTATTAACTGGAATGAAACGGTTAGTAAAGCAAGAGATCTCCTTACAAAGGTAGGATTAAAGGAGTCTCCACATACGTTAATTAAAGACATTGGTGTCGGCAAGCAGCAACTCGTTGAAATTGCAAAAGCATTATCTAAAAATGTGAAACTACTTATCTTAGATGAGCCGACGGCTGCACTAAACGAAACAGATAGTGAAAACTTACTGAATCTACTTATTGAATTACGAAACCAAGGCATGACAGCCATCATCATCTCTCATAAATTAAACGAGATAAAAAAGATTGCCAATTCAGTCACCATTATTCGTGATGGACTATCGATAGAAACATTAGATACCGCGGATATAACAGAAGACCGCATCATTAAAGGAATGGTTGGTCGTAGTTTAACCAACCGCTATCCTGAAAGAGAACCGAAAATAGCAGAAACCTTTTTTGAGGTAAAAAACTGGAGCACCTATCACCCTATTCAAAATGACAGGCAAATCGTAAAGGATGTTAATTTGCACATTCGCCGTGGCGAAATTGTTGGGATTGCAGGTCTTATGGGATCTGGTAGAACTGAGCTTGCGATGAGTATCTTCGGAAAATCTTATGGGACAAAAACAACCGGAGAGCTTTATAAAGATGAAAAACCACTGAACCTTCCAAATGTAAATAAAGCGATCCATTCTGGTATTGCCTATGTAAGTGAGGATCGAAAAGAATACGGGCTTATTCTCATTGATAACATTATGCAAAATATCACCTTGGCAAATTTAAAAAAGATTGCTAAAAACAACGTAATTGATGAAAACGAAGAGTTTGTAGCTGCTGAGGACTACCGCAACAAAATGAATATCAAAACACCCAATGTCACACAAACCGTTGGAAACTTAAGTGGTGGCAATCAGCAAAAAGTAGTATTAAGCAAGTGGATGTTCTCTGAGCCTGAAATCCTTATTTTAGATGAACCTACACGAGGCATTGATGTTGGTGCCAAGTATGAAATCTATACGATCATTAATCAATTGGCCGGTCAAGGTAAAGGGATCTTGCTTATTTCATCTGAGCTCCCAGAAATTATCGGAATGTGCGACCGTATTTATACAATGAATGAAGGTGCGATCACTGGAGAAATCCGTAAATCGGAAGCGACACAAGAAAACCTAATGAAATTGATGACGAAATCTGGAGGGAACTAA
- the chvE gene encoding multiple monosaccharide ABC transporter substrate-binding protein has product MKKVIILFLALLLAAVLTACGGESTGGGSGEAGFVGVAMPSKSIERWVYDGENMVKELEALDFKVDLQYAEDVVETQISQIENMITKGVDVLVIAAIDGEALTNVLQMAADADIPVISYDRLIRSSEHVSYYATFDNFKVGVIQGTYIVDALDLENQDGPFNIELFGGSPDDNNAYFFYDGAMSVLQPYIDSGKLVVKSGQVGMDVVATMNWSAANSQSRMDNLLSTFYTDEEVDAVLSPNDGLAIGIISALKNIGYTDLPVITGQDAEIQSIKAIVAGEQSMTVFKDTRALAKKVVEMVTAILKGEEADVNDTETYDNGVKVVPSYLLEPVYVDENNYKEIIIDSGYFTEEQLQ; this is encoded by the coding sequence GTGAAGAAAGTAATAATTTTATTTTTAGCACTCTTACTTGCAGCTGTTCTAACTGCGTGTGGAGGAGAATCTACAGGTGGCGGTAGTGGTGAAGCTGGCTTTGTTGGGGTCGCGATGCCTTCTAAGTCAATCGAGCGTTGGGTATATGACGGTGAAAACATGGTAAAAGAACTTGAAGCTCTTGATTTCAAAGTAGATTTACAATATGCAGAAGATGTTGTTGAAACTCAAATCTCTCAAATCGAAAATATGATTACAAAAGGTGTTGACGTACTTGTTATCGCTGCTATCGATGGTGAAGCGTTAACAAACGTTTTACAAATGGCTGCAGATGCTGACATTCCTGTTATTTCTTATGACCGTTTAATTAGAAGCTCAGAGCATGTATCATACTATGCAACATTCGATAACTTCAAAGTTGGGGTTATTCAAGGAACATATATTGTTGATGCCCTAGATTTAGAAAACCAAGATGGACCATTTAACATTGAATTATTTGGTGGATCTCCAGACGATAACAATGCATACTTCTTCTACGATGGTGCGATGTCAGTGCTTCAACCATACATTGACTCTGGCAAACTAGTTGTTAAGAGTGGTCAAGTCGGTATGGATGTTGTAGCTACAATGAACTGGAGTGCTGCAAACTCTCAATCTCGTATGGATAACCTATTAAGTACATTCTATACAGATGAAGAAGTAGATGCTGTTCTTTCTCCTAATGATGGATTAGCTATCGGGATTATTTCAGCCCTTAAAAACATTGGGTACACTGATTTACCTGTTATCACTGGTCAAGATGCTGAGATCCAATCAATCAAAGCGATTGTTGCTGGCGAGCAGTCTATGACAGTGTTCAAAGATACAAGAGCACTTGCGAAAAAAGTGGTTGAAATGGTAACAGCTATCCTTAAAGGTGAAGAAGCGGATGTAAATGACACGGAAACGTATGACAATGGCGTAAAAGTAGTTCCTTCTTACTTACTAGAGCCTGTCTATGTTGATGAAAACAACTATAAAGAGATCATTATTGATAGTGGTTATTTTACAGAAGAACAACTTCAATAA
- a CDS encoding response regulator has product MYRVLIVDDEGLERRGLRKIIAEAFSHLLIEEADNGRTAILLAEEFRPNIVFMDIKMPGIDGVEAARELKRMNPSVYIIMVTAFDTFEYARQVMKIGVKDYILKPCSREEIIIPFQKALDEIESEKRKRTEDITLRDNYRRALSVIQSKVITSILMGSSHHHKDIEWDVQETFQKDSFVMVFEFNRKSKFIDYKEIKGYLSFIQSEIEQIFPNHFIGEQTMGRFPILVQLPEKGSYQNIRDRAIACSREIISRSHHVYPDYSLSIGIGRTYNELEKFIQSYHEALFALASIKQPNTCQYYNHHAKEQGNQLNLGYPYQAEKKLLESITSGSLESVATLVHNFMDEMLAYCNQSEQTIEEVVAEFLVLMRRHLVDCGITVSINRNLLHYNTVSIFQEEIIRITTYIHSMYHSKQKDVLLIAKQFMAENYKKPITLEEVAEQVELTPQYFSKIFKTRVGSSFIDYLTALRVETAKELMRTKKVSVKEVCYEVGYKDPNYFSRVFKKHTGMSPSDYR; this is encoded by the coding sequence ATGTATAGGGTATTAATTGTCGATGATGAAGGACTTGAAAGAAGAGGTTTGCGAAAAATAATAGCAGAAGCTTTCTCTCATCTTCTAATTGAAGAAGCAGACAACGGACGTACTGCGATTTTATTAGCTGAGGAATTTAGACCAAACATCGTCTTCATGGATATAAAAATGCCTGGTATTGATGGGGTTGAGGCAGCCAGAGAACTGAAGCGAATGAATCCGTCTGTTTACATTATTATGGTCACTGCTTTTGATACGTTTGAATATGCACGCCAAGTTATGAAAATTGGTGTTAAAGATTATATCCTAAAGCCTTGTTCTCGCGAGGAAATCATTATTCCTTTTCAAAAGGCCTTAGACGAGATTGAGTCAGAAAAACGAAAAAGAACGGAAGACATCACCTTGCGTGACAATTACCGTCGTGCTTTATCAGTGATTCAATCTAAAGTCATTACTTCTATTCTCATGGGGTCTTCTCATCATCACAAAGATATCGAATGGGATGTTCAAGAAACCTTTCAGAAGGACAGCTTTGTCATGGTTTTTGAATTTAACCGAAAATCAAAGTTTATTGATTATAAAGAAATAAAAGGATACCTTTCTTTTATTCAGTCAGAAATCGAACAAATCTTTCCGAACCACTTTATTGGTGAGCAAACAATGGGACGCTTTCCGATTCTCGTTCAGTTACCCGAAAAAGGGAGCTACCAAAATATTCGAGACCGGGCTATAGCCTGTAGTAGAGAAATCATTAGTAGGTCTCATCACGTCTATCCTGATTATTCATTATCCATAGGAATCGGACGCACTTATAATGAACTTGAAAAATTTATACAGTCTTATCATGAGGCATTGTTTGCACTTGCCTCTATTAAACAACCAAATACCTGTCAATACTATAACCACCATGCCAAAGAGCAAGGAAATCAACTCAATCTAGGCTATCCCTATCAGGCTGAGAAAAAATTGTTAGAATCGATAACATCCGGCTCTTTAGAAAGTGTAGCGACTCTAGTTCATAATTTTATGGATGAAATGTTGGCCTATTGCAATCAATCCGAGCAAACAATTGAAGAGGTCGTCGCTGAGTTCTTAGTTCTCATGCGTCGTCATCTAGTTGATTGCGGGATTACTGTTTCCATCAATCGAAACCTGTTGCATTATAATACCGTGTCCATCTTCCAAGAGGAAATCATTCGAATTACGACATACATCCACTCGATGTATCATTCAAAACAAAAAGATGTCTTACTGATTGCCAAACAATTTATGGCTGAAAATTATAAAAAGCCGATTACACTTGAAGAAGTCGCTGAACAAGTTGAACTAACCCCACAATACTTTAGTAAAATATTTAAGACACGTGTGGGCAGCTCGTTTATTGACTATTTAACGGCCCTTCGAGTGGAAACAGCAAAAGAACTGATGCGAACAAAAAAAGTGAGTGTAAAAGAAGTATGCTATGAAGTAGGCTACAAGGATCCTAACTACTTTAGTCGAGTGTTTAAAAAACATACAGGAATGTCTCCGAGTGATTATAGGTAA